In a genomic window of Urocitellus parryii isolate mUroPar1 chromosome 11, mUroPar1.hap1, whole genome shotgun sequence:
- the LOC113192633 gene encoding chymosin-like, which yields MRCLVVLLAALALSQGSHVTRIPLHKGKSLRSTLQDLGLLEGFLKKHQYEFIRKSSNIGKVAQEPLANYLDSQYFGKIYIGTPPQEFTVVFDTGSSDFWVPSLSCNSEACKNHHRFDPTESSTFQNLSKPLLVLYATGIVLGFLGHDTVTVSDLVDPHQTVGLSTQEPGDIFTYSEFDGILGLAYPALASEGSVPVFDNMMNRHLLAQDLFSVYMSRTGQGSMLTLGAIDTSYYVGSLDWVPVTLQKYWQFAVDRITISGVVVACDGGCQAILDTGTSLLAGPTHDILEIQQAIGATHGQYGQFIINCWSLSSMPTVVFEIHGRKYSLPPLAYTIQGQDFCYSGFQENSNSPLWILGTIFVREYYSVFDRTHNRVGLAKAVY from the exons GATCCCTCTGCACAAAGGGAAATCACTGAGGAGCACCCTGCAGGATCTTGGGCTCCTGGAGGGCTTTCTGAAGAAACACCAGTATGAGTTCATCAGGAAGAGCTCCAACATTGGGAAAGTGGCCCAGGAACCACTGGCCAACTACCTAGAT AGTCAGTACTTTGGAAAGATCTATATTGGGACCCCACCCCAGGAGTTCACCGTGGTGTTTGACACGGGCTCTTCAGACTTCTGGGTGCCCTCCCTCTCCTGCAACAGTGAAGCCTGCA AAAACCATCATCGATTTGACCCGACCGAGTCCTCTACCTTCCAGAACCTCAGCAAGCCCCTGTTGGTCCTGTATGCCACGGGCATCGTGCTGGGCTTTCTGGGCCACGACACTGTCACT GTCTCTGACCTTGTGGACCCCCATCAGACGGTGGGCCTGAGCACTCAGGAGCCTGGCGACATCTTTACCTACTCTGAATTCGATGGGATTCTGGGGCTGGCCTATCCTGCCCTTGCCTCTGAGGGTTCGGTGCCCGTGTTTGATAACATGATGAACAGGCACCTGCTGGCCCAAGACTTGTTCTCAGTTTACATGAGCAG GACTGGCCAGGGGAGCATGCTCACGCTGGGGGCCATAGACACATCCTACTACGTGGGCTCTCTGGACTGGGTGCCCGTGACCCTGCAGAAGTACTGGCAGTTTGCTGTGGACAG GATCACCATCAGTGGTGTGGTGGTGGCCTGTGATGGTGGCTGCCAGGCCATTCTGGACACGGGCACCTCCCTGCTGGCCGGGCCTACCCACGACATCCTCGAGATCCAGCAGGCCATCGGAGCCACACATGGCCAGTATGGCCAG TTTATCATCAACTGCTGGAGCCTGAGCAGCATGCCCACTGTTGTCTTTGAGATCCATGGAAGAAAGTATTCATTGCCACCCTTGGCGTATACCATCCAG GGCCAGGACTTCTGCTACAGTGGCTTCCAGGAGAACAGTAACTCCCCGCTGTGGATCCTGGGGACCATCTTCGTCCGGGAGTATTACAGTGTCTTTGACAGAACCCATAACCGAGTGGGGCTGGCCAAGGCTGTCTATTGA